The Caloenas nicobarica isolate bCalNic1 chromosome Z, bCalNic1.hap1, whole genome shotgun sequence genome has a segment encoding these proteins:
- the ACOT11 gene encoding acyl-coenzyme A thioesterase 11 isoform X1: MLSFFWLRCLLKMVKENIVVPEEILSFCCNGLQSSHHPQGSTSPPRAREPGEEVPGAMANHSPARNPTEVQMSQLVLPCHTNHRGELSTGQLLKWIDTAACLSAERHAGCPCVTASMDDIYFEHTISQQYINPPGQRDGKSGVCVGQVVNIKAKVNRAFNSSMEVGIQVSYEDLCSGKHCSICKAYATFVAQGPAGCKVKLKPLTPQTEEEKIEHSIAAERRRMRLVHKDTLKDLLTSSPSETAELETRDGSVAVPAEKTRVESVELVLPPHANHQGNTFGGQIMAWMENVATIAASRLCHAHPTLRAIEMFHFRGPSQVGDRLVLKAIVNNSFKNSMEVGVCAEAYGQEMSVSRRHINSAFMTFVVLDEEGRPRTLPMVAPEPGDGERRYREASARKKIRLDRKYVVSCKQTEVPLSVPWDQSNKVYLSYNNVSALKTLVAKANWALAREKEKVRMYTLEEDKFLSFRIEMSVCITSSRAFALLSDLRRRHEWDRHYASAELVQQVDDDDMIYHVVSQTLSHENKPQDFVILASRRKPCSKGDPYVVAFRSVTLPTHPASAGFTRGETLCSGFCIWPESEEMSKVAYYNQATPGYLNYVTTNVAGLSSNFCATFEACEKFLLKNKEDLIVRL, translated from the exons ATGCTCAGCTTCTTCTGGCTGAG GTGTCTCTTAAAAATGGTCAAGGAGAATATTGTAGTGCCCGAAGAGATCTTGAGCTTCTGTTGCAATGGCCTCCAG AGCTCTCATCACCCTCAGGGCTCGACGTCTCCGCCACGTGCCCGGGAGCCAGGGGAGGAGGTACCAGGGGCCATGGCGAACCACTCACCCGCCCGCAACCCCACCGAGGTGCAGATGAGccagctggtgctgccctgCCACACCAACCACCGCGGCGAGCTCAGCACCGGCCAGCTGCTCAAGTGGATCGACACGGCCGCCTGCCTCTCCG ctgaGAGACATGCCGGCTGCCCGTGCGTCACGGCTTCCATGGATGATATCTATTTTGAGCATACCATTAG CCAGCAGTATATAAACCCTCCTGGGCAGCGGGACGGGAAGAGCGGTGTCTG TGTCGGACAAGTTGTCAACATCAAAGCCAAAGTGAACCGAGCCTTCAACTCCAGCATGGAG gtGGGCATCCAGGTGAGCTACGAGGACCTGTGCAGCGGGAAGCACTGCAGCATCTGCAAGGCGTACGCCACCTTCGTGGCGCAGGGACCCGCCGGCTGCAAG GTGAAGCTGAAGCCGCTGACCCCGcagacagaggaggagaagatCGAGCACAGCATCGCTGCCGAGCGCCGCCGCATGCGGCTGGTCCACAAGGACACCCTCAAGGACCTCCTCACCAGCAGCCCCTCCGAAACAG cagagctggagacgCGGGACGGCAGCGTGGCAGTGCCAGCGGAGAAGACGCGGGTGGAAAGtgtggagctggtgctgccccCGCACGCCAACCATCAGGGCAACACCTTCGGTGGGCAGATCATGGCCTGGATGGAGAACGTGGCCACCATCGCAGCCAG CCGGCTGTGCCATGCCCACCCCACGCTGCGGGCCATCGAGATGTTCCACTTTCGGGGACCGTCGCAAGTCGGAGACCGCCTGGTCCTCAAAGCCATTGTCAACAACTCCTTCAAAAACAG CATGGAGGTGGGGGTCTGCGCCGAGGCGTACGGTCAGGAGATGTCCGTCAGCAGGAGACACATCAACAGTGCCTTCATGACCTTCGTGGTGCTGGACGAGGAGGGGCGGCCCCGCACCCTGCCCATGGTGGCACCCGAGCCAGGG GATGGAGAGAGGAGGTACAGGGAAGCCAGCGCTAGGAAAAAAATCCGTCTGGACCG aaaatACGTCGTCTCCTGCAAACAGACCGAGGTGCCGCTCTCTGTGCCCTGGGACCAAAGCAACAAG gTTTATCTGAGCTACAACAACGTCTCTGCGCTGAAGACTCTTGTAGCCAAAGCCAACTGGGCACTGgccagagaaaaggaaaag GTGCGGATGTACACGCTGGAGGAGGACAAGTTCCTCTCCTTCCGCATTGAGATGTCGGTCTGCATCACCTCCAGCCGAGCCTTCGCCCTGCTCTCCGACCTGCGGCGCCGGCACGAGTGGGACAGACACTATGC GAGCGCTGAGCTCGTCCAGCAAGTGGACGACGACGACATGATCTACCACGTGGTGAGCCAGACGCTCAGCCACGAGAACAAGCCACAGGACTTTGTCATCCTGGCGTCCCGACGGAAACCCTGCAGCAAGGG GGACCCCTATGTGGTGGCCTTTCGGTCGGTGACACTGCCCACCCACCCCGCCAGCGCCGGCTTCACACGAGGGGAGACGCTCTGCTCTGGTTTCTGCATTTGGCCAGAGTCAGAGGAGATGAGCAAG GTGGCTTACTACAACCAGGCCACACCGGGGTACCTCAACTACGTCACCACTAACGTGGCGGGACTGTCCTCCAACTTCTGCGCCACCTTTGAAGCCTGCGAGAAGTTCCTGCTGAAGAACAAGGAGGACCTGATCGTGCGGCTGTAG
- the ACOT11 gene encoding acyl-coenzyme A thioesterase 11 isoform X2, with translation MLSFFWLRCLLKMVKENIVVPEEILSFCCNGLQSSHHPQGSTSPPRAREPGEEVPGAMANHSPARNPTEVQMSQLVLPCHTNHRGELSTGQLLKWIDTAACLSAERHAGCPCVTASMDDIYFEHTISQQYINPPGQRDGKSGVCVGQVVNIKAKVNRAFNSSMEVGIQVSYEDLCSGKHCSICKAYATFVAQGPAGCKVKLKPLTPQTEEEKIEHSIAAERRRMRLVHKDTLKDLLTSSPSETELETRDGSVAVPAEKTRVESVELVLPPHANHQGNTFGGQIMAWMENVATIAASRLCHAHPTLRAIEMFHFRGPSQVGDRLVLKAIVNNSFKNSMEVGVCAEAYGQEMSVSRRHINSAFMTFVVLDEEGRPRTLPMVAPEPGDGERRYREASARKKIRLDRKYVVSCKQTEVPLSVPWDQSNKVYLSYNNVSALKTLVAKANWALAREKEKVRMYTLEEDKFLSFRIEMSVCITSSRAFALLSDLRRRHEWDRHYASAELVQQVDDDDMIYHVVSQTLSHENKPQDFVILASRRKPCSKGDPYVVAFRSVTLPTHPASAGFTRGETLCSGFCIWPESEEMSKVAYYNQATPGYLNYVTTNVAGLSSNFCATFEACEKFLLKNKEDLIVRL, from the exons ATGCTCAGCTTCTTCTGGCTGAG GTGTCTCTTAAAAATGGTCAAGGAGAATATTGTAGTGCCCGAAGAGATCTTGAGCTTCTGTTGCAATGGCCTCCAG AGCTCTCATCACCCTCAGGGCTCGACGTCTCCGCCACGTGCCCGGGAGCCAGGGGAGGAGGTACCAGGGGCCATGGCGAACCACTCACCCGCCCGCAACCCCACCGAGGTGCAGATGAGccagctggtgctgccctgCCACACCAACCACCGCGGCGAGCTCAGCACCGGCCAGCTGCTCAAGTGGATCGACACGGCCGCCTGCCTCTCCG ctgaGAGACATGCCGGCTGCCCGTGCGTCACGGCTTCCATGGATGATATCTATTTTGAGCATACCATTAG CCAGCAGTATATAAACCCTCCTGGGCAGCGGGACGGGAAGAGCGGTGTCTG TGTCGGACAAGTTGTCAACATCAAAGCCAAAGTGAACCGAGCCTTCAACTCCAGCATGGAG gtGGGCATCCAGGTGAGCTACGAGGACCTGTGCAGCGGGAAGCACTGCAGCATCTGCAAGGCGTACGCCACCTTCGTGGCGCAGGGACCCGCCGGCTGCAAG GTGAAGCTGAAGCCGCTGACCCCGcagacagaggaggagaagatCGAGCACAGCATCGCTGCCGAGCGCCGCCGCATGCGGCTGGTCCACAAGGACACCCTCAAGGACCTCCTCACCAGCAGCCCCTCCGAAACAG agctggagacgCGGGACGGCAGCGTGGCAGTGCCAGCGGAGAAGACGCGGGTGGAAAGtgtggagctggtgctgccccCGCACGCCAACCATCAGGGCAACACCTTCGGTGGGCAGATCATGGCCTGGATGGAGAACGTGGCCACCATCGCAGCCAG CCGGCTGTGCCATGCCCACCCCACGCTGCGGGCCATCGAGATGTTCCACTTTCGGGGACCGTCGCAAGTCGGAGACCGCCTGGTCCTCAAAGCCATTGTCAACAACTCCTTCAAAAACAG CATGGAGGTGGGGGTCTGCGCCGAGGCGTACGGTCAGGAGATGTCCGTCAGCAGGAGACACATCAACAGTGCCTTCATGACCTTCGTGGTGCTGGACGAGGAGGGGCGGCCCCGCACCCTGCCCATGGTGGCACCCGAGCCAGGG GATGGAGAGAGGAGGTACAGGGAAGCCAGCGCTAGGAAAAAAATCCGTCTGGACCG aaaatACGTCGTCTCCTGCAAACAGACCGAGGTGCCGCTCTCTGTGCCCTGGGACCAAAGCAACAAG gTTTATCTGAGCTACAACAACGTCTCTGCGCTGAAGACTCTTGTAGCCAAAGCCAACTGGGCACTGgccagagaaaaggaaaag GTGCGGATGTACACGCTGGAGGAGGACAAGTTCCTCTCCTTCCGCATTGAGATGTCGGTCTGCATCACCTCCAGCCGAGCCTTCGCCCTGCTCTCCGACCTGCGGCGCCGGCACGAGTGGGACAGACACTATGC GAGCGCTGAGCTCGTCCAGCAAGTGGACGACGACGACATGATCTACCACGTGGTGAGCCAGACGCTCAGCCACGAGAACAAGCCACAGGACTTTGTCATCCTGGCGTCCCGACGGAAACCCTGCAGCAAGGG GGACCCCTATGTGGTGGCCTTTCGGTCGGTGACACTGCCCACCCACCCCGCCAGCGCCGGCTTCACACGAGGGGAGACGCTCTGCTCTGGTTTCTGCATTTGGCCAGAGTCAGAGGAGATGAGCAAG GTGGCTTACTACAACCAGGCCACACCGGGGTACCTCAACTACGTCACCACTAACGTGGCGGGACTGTCCTCCAACTTCTGCGCCACCTTTGAAGCCTGCGAGAAGTTCCTGCTGAAGAACAAGGAGGACCTGATCGTGCGGCTGTAG
- the ACOT11 gene encoding acyl-coenzyme A thioesterase 11 isoform X6, whose translation MLSFFWLRCLLKMVKENIVVPEEILSFCCNGLQSSHHPQGSTSPPRAREPGEEVPGAMANHSPARNPTEVQMSQLVLPCHTNHRGELSTGQLLKWIDTAACLSAERHAGCPCVTASMDDIYFEHTISVGQVVNIKAKVNRAFNSSMEVGIQVSYEDLCSGKHCSICKAYATFVAQGPAGCKVKLKPLTPQTEEEKIEHSIAAERRRMRLVHKDTLKDLLTSSPSETELETRDGSVAVPAEKTRVESVELVLPPHANHQGNTFGGQIMAWMENVATIAASRLCHAHPTLRAIEMFHFRGPSQVGDRLVLKAIVNNSFKNSMEVGVCAEAYGQEMSVSRRHINSAFMTFVVLDEEGRPRTLPMVAPEPGDGERRYREASARKKIRLDRKYVVSCKQTEVPLSVPWDQSNKVYLSYNNVSALKTLVAKANWALAREKEKVRMYTLEEDKFLSFRIEMSVCITSSRAFALLSDLRRRHEWDRHYASAELVQQVDDDDMIYHVVSQTLSHENKPQDFVILASRRKPCSKGDPYVVAFRSVTLPTHPASAGFTRGETLCSGFCIWPESEEMSKVAYYNQATPGYLNYVTTNVAGLSSNFCATFEACEKFLLKNKEDLIVRL comes from the exons ATGCTCAGCTTCTTCTGGCTGAG GTGTCTCTTAAAAATGGTCAAGGAGAATATTGTAGTGCCCGAAGAGATCTTGAGCTTCTGTTGCAATGGCCTCCAG AGCTCTCATCACCCTCAGGGCTCGACGTCTCCGCCACGTGCCCGGGAGCCAGGGGAGGAGGTACCAGGGGCCATGGCGAACCACTCACCCGCCCGCAACCCCACCGAGGTGCAGATGAGccagctggtgctgccctgCCACACCAACCACCGCGGCGAGCTCAGCACCGGCCAGCTGCTCAAGTGGATCGACACGGCCGCCTGCCTCTCCG ctgaGAGACATGCCGGCTGCCCGTGCGTCACGGCTTCCATGGATGATATCTATTTTGAGCATACCATTAG TGTCGGACAAGTTGTCAACATCAAAGCCAAAGTGAACCGAGCCTTCAACTCCAGCATGGAG gtGGGCATCCAGGTGAGCTACGAGGACCTGTGCAGCGGGAAGCACTGCAGCATCTGCAAGGCGTACGCCACCTTCGTGGCGCAGGGACCCGCCGGCTGCAAG GTGAAGCTGAAGCCGCTGACCCCGcagacagaggaggagaagatCGAGCACAGCATCGCTGCCGAGCGCCGCCGCATGCGGCTGGTCCACAAGGACACCCTCAAGGACCTCCTCACCAGCAGCCCCTCCGAAACAG agctggagacgCGGGACGGCAGCGTGGCAGTGCCAGCGGAGAAGACGCGGGTGGAAAGtgtggagctggtgctgccccCGCACGCCAACCATCAGGGCAACACCTTCGGTGGGCAGATCATGGCCTGGATGGAGAACGTGGCCACCATCGCAGCCAG CCGGCTGTGCCATGCCCACCCCACGCTGCGGGCCATCGAGATGTTCCACTTTCGGGGACCGTCGCAAGTCGGAGACCGCCTGGTCCTCAAAGCCATTGTCAACAACTCCTTCAAAAACAG CATGGAGGTGGGGGTCTGCGCCGAGGCGTACGGTCAGGAGATGTCCGTCAGCAGGAGACACATCAACAGTGCCTTCATGACCTTCGTGGTGCTGGACGAGGAGGGGCGGCCCCGCACCCTGCCCATGGTGGCACCCGAGCCAGGG GATGGAGAGAGGAGGTACAGGGAAGCCAGCGCTAGGAAAAAAATCCGTCTGGACCG aaaatACGTCGTCTCCTGCAAACAGACCGAGGTGCCGCTCTCTGTGCCCTGGGACCAAAGCAACAAG gTTTATCTGAGCTACAACAACGTCTCTGCGCTGAAGACTCTTGTAGCCAAAGCCAACTGGGCACTGgccagagaaaaggaaaag GTGCGGATGTACACGCTGGAGGAGGACAAGTTCCTCTCCTTCCGCATTGAGATGTCGGTCTGCATCACCTCCAGCCGAGCCTTCGCCCTGCTCTCCGACCTGCGGCGCCGGCACGAGTGGGACAGACACTATGC GAGCGCTGAGCTCGTCCAGCAAGTGGACGACGACGACATGATCTACCACGTGGTGAGCCAGACGCTCAGCCACGAGAACAAGCCACAGGACTTTGTCATCCTGGCGTCCCGACGGAAACCCTGCAGCAAGGG GGACCCCTATGTGGTGGCCTTTCGGTCGGTGACACTGCCCACCCACCCCGCCAGCGCCGGCTTCACACGAGGGGAGACGCTCTGCTCTGGTTTCTGCATTTGGCCAGAGTCAGAGGAGATGAGCAAG GTGGCTTACTACAACCAGGCCACACCGGGGTACCTCAACTACGTCACCACTAACGTGGCGGGACTGTCCTCCAACTTCTGCGCCACCTTTGAAGCCTGCGAGAAGTTCCTGCTGAAGAACAAGGAGGACCTGATCGTGCGGCTGTAG
- the ACOT11 gene encoding acyl-coenzyme A thioesterase 11 isoform X5, which translates to MLSFFWLRCLLKMVKENIVVPEEILSFCCNGLQSSHHPQGSTSPPRAREPGEEVPGAMANHSPARNPTEVQMSQLVLPCHTNHRGELSTGQLLKWIDTAACLSAERHAGCPCVTASMDDIYFEHTISVGQVVNIKAKVNRAFNSSMEVGIQVSYEDLCSGKHCSICKAYATFVAQGPAGCKVKLKPLTPQTEEEKIEHSIAAERRRMRLVHKDTLKDLLTSSPSETAELETRDGSVAVPAEKTRVESVELVLPPHANHQGNTFGGQIMAWMENVATIAASRLCHAHPTLRAIEMFHFRGPSQVGDRLVLKAIVNNSFKNSMEVGVCAEAYGQEMSVSRRHINSAFMTFVVLDEEGRPRTLPMVAPEPGDGERRYREASARKKIRLDRKYVVSCKQTEVPLSVPWDQSNKVYLSYNNVSALKTLVAKANWALAREKEKVRMYTLEEDKFLSFRIEMSVCITSSRAFALLSDLRRRHEWDRHYASAELVQQVDDDDMIYHVVSQTLSHENKPQDFVILASRRKPCSKGDPYVVAFRSVTLPTHPASAGFTRGETLCSGFCIWPESEEMSKVAYYNQATPGYLNYVTTNVAGLSSNFCATFEACEKFLLKNKEDLIVRL; encoded by the exons ATGCTCAGCTTCTTCTGGCTGAG GTGTCTCTTAAAAATGGTCAAGGAGAATATTGTAGTGCCCGAAGAGATCTTGAGCTTCTGTTGCAATGGCCTCCAG AGCTCTCATCACCCTCAGGGCTCGACGTCTCCGCCACGTGCCCGGGAGCCAGGGGAGGAGGTACCAGGGGCCATGGCGAACCACTCACCCGCCCGCAACCCCACCGAGGTGCAGATGAGccagctggtgctgccctgCCACACCAACCACCGCGGCGAGCTCAGCACCGGCCAGCTGCTCAAGTGGATCGACACGGCCGCCTGCCTCTCCG ctgaGAGACATGCCGGCTGCCCGTGCGTCACGGCTTCCATGGATGATATCTATTTTGAGCATACCATTAG TGTCGGACAAGTTGTCAACATCAAAGCCAAAGTGAACCGAGCCTTCAACTCCAGCATGGAG gtGGGCATCCAGGTGAGCTACGAGGACCTGTGCAGCGGGAAGCACTGCAGCATCTGCAAGGCGTACGCCACCTTCGTGGCGCAGGGACCCGCCGGCTGCAAG GTGAAGCTGAAGCCGCTGACCCCGcagacagaggaggagaagatCGAGCACAGCATCGCTGCCGAGCGCCGCCGCATGCGGCTGGTCCACAAGGACACCCTCAAGGACCTCCTCACCAGCAGCCCCTCCGAAACAG cagagctggagacgCGGGACGGCAGCGTGGCAGTGCCAGCGGAGAAGACGCGGGTGGAAAGtgtggagctggtgctgccccCGCACGCCAACCATCAGGGCAACACCTTCGGTGGGCAGATCATGGCCTGGATGGAGAACGTGGCCACCATCGCAGCCAG CCGGCTGTGCCATGCCCACCCCACGCTGCGGGCCATCGAGATGTTCCACTTTCGGGGACCGTCGCAAGTCGGAGACCGCCTGGTCCTCAAAGCCATTGTCAACAACTCCTTCAAAAACAG CATGGAGGTGGGGGTCTGCGCCGAGGCGTACGGTCAGGAGATGTCCGTCAGCAGGAGACACATCAACAGTGCCTTCATGACCTTCGTGGTGCTGGACGAGGAGGGGCGGCCCCGCACCCTGCCCATGGTGGCACCCGAGCCAGGG GATGGAGAGAGGAGGTACAGGGAAGCCAGCGCTAGGAAAAAAATCCGTCTGGACCG aaaatACGTCGTCTCCTGCAAACAGACCGAGGTGCCGCTCTCTGTGCCCTGGGACCAAAGCAACAAG gTTTATCTGAGCTACAACAACGTCTCTGCGCTGAAGACTCTTGTAGCCAAAGCCAACTGGGCACTGgccagagaaaaggaaaag GTGCGGATGTACACGCTGGAGGAGGACAAGTTCCTCTCCTTCCGCATTGAGATGTCGGTCTGCATCACCTCCAGCCGAGCCTTCGCCCTGCTCTCCGACCTGCGGCGCCGGCACGAGTGGGACAGACACTATGC GAGCGCTGAGCTCGTCCAGCAAGTGGACGACGACGACATGATCTACCACGTGGTGAGCCAGACGCTCAGCCACGAGAACAAGCCACAGGACTTTGTCATCCTGGCGTCCCGACGGAAACCCTGCAGCAAGGG GGACCCCTATGTGGTGGCCTTTCGGTCGGTGACACTGCCCACCCACCCCGCCAGCGCCGGCTTCACACGAGGGGAGACGCTCTGCTCTGGTTTCTGCATTTGGCCAGAGTCAGAGGAGATGAGCAAG GTGGCTTACTACAACCAGGCCACACCGGGGTACCTCAACTACGTCACCACTAACGTGGCGGGACTGTCCTCCAACTTCTGCGCCACCTTTGAAGCCTGCGAGAAGTTCCTGCTGAAGAACAAGGAGGACCTGATCGTGCGGCTGTAG
- the ACOT11 gene encoding acyl-coenzyme A thioesterase 11 isoform X3, protein MLSFFWLRCLLKMVKENIVVPEEILSFCCNGLQGSTSPPRAREPGEEVPGAMANHSPARNPTEVQMSQLVLPCHTNHRGELSTGQLLKWIDTAACLSAERHAGCPCVTASMDDIYFEHTISQQYINPPGQRDGKSGVCVGQVVNIKAKVNRAFNSSMEVGIQVSYEDLCSGKHCSICKAYATFVAQGPAGCKVKLKPLTPQTEEEKIEHSIAAERRRMRLVHKDTLKDLLTSSPSETAELETRDGSVAVPAEKTRVESVELVLPPHANHQGNTFGGQIMAWMENVATIAASRLCHAHPTLRAIEMFHFRGPSQVGDRLVLKAIVNNSFKNSMEVGVCAEAYGQEMSVSRRHINSAFMTFVVLDEEGRPRTLPMVAPEPGDGERRYREASARKKIRLDRKYVVSCKQTEVPLSVPWDQSNKVYLSYNNVSALKTLVAKANWALAREKEKVRMYTLEEDKFLSFRIEMSVCITSSRAFALLSDLRRRHEWDRHYASAELVQQVDDDDMIYHVVSQTLSHENKPQDFVILASRRKPCSKGDPYVVAFRSVTLPTHPASAGFTRGETLCSGFCIWPESEEMSKVAYYNQATPGYLNYVTTNVAGLSSNFCATFEACEKFLLKNKEDLIVRL, encoded by the exons ATGCTCAGCTTCTTCTGGCTGAG GTGTCTCTTAAAAATGGTCAAGGAGAATATTGTAGTGCCCGAAGAGATCTTGAGCTTCTGTTGCAATGGCCTCCAG GGCTCGACGTCTCCGCCACGTGCCCGGGAGCCAGGGGAGGAGGTACCAGGGGCCATGGCGAACCACTCACCCGCCCGCAACCCCACCGAGGTGCAGATGAGccagctggtgctgccctgCCACACCAACCACCGCGGCGAGCTCAGCACCGGCCAGCTGCTCAAGTGGATCGACACGGCCGCCTGCCTCTCCG ctgaGAGACATGCCGGCTGCCCGTGCGTCACGGCTTCCATGGATGATATCTATTTTGAGCATACCATTAG CCAGCAGTATATAAACCCTCCTGGGCAGCGGGACGGGAAGAGCGGTGTCTG TGTCGGACAAGTTGTCAACATCAAAGCCAAAGTGAACCGAGCCTTCAACTCCAGCATGGAG gtGGGCATCCAGGTGAGCTACGAGGACCTGTGCAGCGGGAAGCACTGCAGCATCTGCAAGGCGTACGCCACCTTCGTGGCGCAGGGACCCGCCGGCTGCAAG GTGAAGCTGAAGCCGCTGACCCCGcagacagaggaggagaagatCGAGCACAGCATCGCTGCCGAGCGCCGCCGCATGCGGCTGGTCCACAAGGACACCCTCAAGGACCTCCTCACCAGCAGCCCCTCCGAAACAG cagagctggagacgCGGGACGGCAGCGTGGCAGTGCCAGCGGAGAAGACGCGGGTGGAAAGtgtggagctggtgctgccccCGCACGCCAACCATCAGGGCAACACCTTCGGTGGGCAGATCATGGCCTGGATGGAGAACGTGGCCACCATCGCAGCCAG CCGGCTGTGCCATGCCCACCCCACGCTGCGGGCCATCGAGATGTTCCACTTTCGGGGACCGTCGCAAGTCGGAGACCGCCTGGTCCTCAAAGCCATTGTCAACAACTCCTTCAAAAACAG CATGGAGGTGGGGGTCTGCGCCGAGGCGTACGGTCAGGAGATGTCCGTCAGCAGGAGACACATCAACAGTGCCTTCATGACCTTCGTGGTGCTGGACGAGGAGGGGCGGCCCCGCACCCTGCCCATGGTGGCACCCGAGCCAGGG GATGGAGAGAGGAGGTACAGGGAAGCCAGCGCTAGGAAAAAAATCCGTCTGGACCG aaaatACGTCGTCTCCTGCAAACAGACCGAGGTGCCGCTCTCTGTGCCCTGGGACCAAAGCAACAAG gTTTATCTGAGCTACAACAACGTCTCTGCGCTGAAGACTCTTGTAGCCAAAGCCAACTGGGCACTGgccagagaaaaggaaaag GTGCGGATGTACACGCTGGAGGAGGACAAGTTCCTCTCCTTCCGCATTGAGATGTCGGTCTGCATCACCTCCAGCCGAGCCTTCGCCCTGCTCTCCGACCTGCGGCGCCGGCACGAGTGGGACAGACACTATGC GAGCGCTGAGCTCGTCCAGCAAGTGGACGACGACGACATGATCTACCACGTGGTGAGCCAGACGCTCAGCCACGAGAACAAGCCACAGGACTTTGTCATCCTGGCGTCCCGACGGAAACCCTGCAGCAAGGG GGACCCCTATGTGGTGGCCTTTCGGTCGGTGACACTGCCCACCCACCCCGCCAGCGCCGGCTTCACACGAGGGGAGACGCTCTGCTCTGGTTTCTGCATTTGGCCAGAGTCAGAGGAGATGAGCAAG GTGGCTTACTACAACCAGGCCACACCGGGGTACCTCAACTACGTCACCACTAACGTGGCGGGACTGTCCTCCAACTTCTGCGCCACCTTTGAAGCCTGCGAGAAGTTCCTGCTGAAGAACAAGGAGGACCTGATCGTGCGGCTGTAG